Part of the Equus caballus isolate H_3958 breed thoroughbred chromosome 5, TB-T2T, whole genome shotgun sequence genome is shown below.
GACGAAGGGAGGGTGACATCACTAGTCATAAAAGGGGAATGGCCAGAACAGTAATACAACCCCAAACCCACACTCTATCCACACTGGATCACTGCAGGAGTTGGGTAGGGAGCTGGGCAGGGGCCTAGGCCTTCCCTCTTGACAGTTGTTTTGGCTTGTAGTTGTGGCTCACGTGGAGGACTCAAAAGAGGTTTGTCAGAAGAAATCTTAATGGAGATAATTACACCAGTGGGAAACTTAATGGAGATAATTGTTATGTGGCAGTGTGCCTGCACAGAGAAAAGGAGGTTATGCAAAGATCATCAGCTTAACCCAGTTGCCTCTCCATCCCACAGGAACATGGGACGCCATTCCTACACTTTGGACAAACTCACTCAATGGCCTGACATCTTCCAACAGAGCATGCTACTAGAAAGCCACATCTGACTCTGGTTGCTACAACAACAGAATATCTAAAAACATACTCTGAGACGATACCATGAGGACAGATACTCTCCTGAAAGTTGGTCCATCTGATGGTGGACACGTCTGGCGTCAGTGTCAGTGTCTCAGTAAGCTTaggttgctgtaacaaaataccatagattgggtgccttaaacaagacagaaatttatttctcacagttctggaggctggaagtccaagatcaagtgcCAACATGGTCAGGTTCTTGGCAAGGgcttcttcctggcttgcagatggctgccctcttgctgtatcctcacatggcaaagagaaagagcaaaCTTTCTGGTCCCTTCTTTtcagggcactaatctcatcacAAAGGTtgcaccctcatgacctcatctaaatctaattatctcccaaaggacccacctcctaataccatcacattgggagttagggtttcaaaatatgaattttaggagggacacaaatattcagtacCTAACAGTCAGCCATGAAACTCAGCTCCCCACATCATTGGCACCCATGCTCCCCTTTCTGGACCTGCCCTTTTCCCAGGTAGTTTCAAGGATGCTCTCCACCTCTGCTTACTTCCATCAAATGGTAGGGCAAAGCGTTCCCTGAGGATATTTAAGGCTGTGGCCATTCTATTGTTTTTCAGCTGCTATGACCTAGAAGATGTGCCTGGAAGGGTCAAGTGTTTGGGCTGGGGGTGGCCTGCAGTCTTCCCAACTGGTATGAGCCTGGTGAGTGACTGCTGACTGCTTGAGGTTCATTGCCAAGAAGATTGTTGGAGGTTAAACACCAACAGCCTCTGAAGCACGAAGACAGAAGAAGTAGGTGAACACTGTAGAGGATCCTGATCCCCAGTCCTCATGGAAACCACAGCAGCTACTTCTCTTAGCCTGAGCCTCGCTGCTGAGTCCCTCCTCGCCCTCCACCTCCTTTAATGAGAAGAGCAAAGATGAGAATTTCACAGCAGAAGGAAGATTTGGATCAGTTCCAGAGAATAATTCAAGGCAGACTCTTTCCCTCACCCAATCACCTTTCTAGTAGAATGAAGGAATTCAAGCTGGCAAAACTCCAGTCCCCTGGGAATTCATTTCTCAGGCTCCCGACTTGGTGGGCTCAACACAGTAGCAAGATGATACTCCTTTCCCCTCTTGAAGGACTTCTGAATGAAATGCTTTGGGAGAATTTGTTCCCTTTTGCATCCCACTGTCGCTGGTGCCAGAGTGATGTCATCCATTGGAGAAAGGGCCGGCTCCTGGGCCAAGCTCAGAGTGGGCCAGTTCCATTCTGAGGTCCTGCACAGAATCCGGAAGGCCCAAAGAATACCCCCTCCCTCCAATCTGGGACATGTGCCTCACAGGAGTCTGAGCCAAATCTCCATCTGAAAAATGCTTTTGGGCAGCTGGGAATTTGGCCAAGAGACCTTTCAGCTAAGTCCTTTTTTATGTTAACCTTCcagaatattatttaaatttaattttagaagcAAGTTACTCAACTGCAATGACACAAATGGACATTATACCattagaaaccaaaataaaatatgttccaGCTGACTGGCCTTCCACTTTCCAACCTGAGCTATTTTTTCCccacaattttattataaaaattttcaaatgtaaagtTGTGAGAATATTATAGTGAACACCCATATTCCCACCATCTAGcttctacaattaacattttctATACTTACTTTATCATGTATCTGTCAACCTGCTCATGTCTCTATCCAATTGTCAATCCAcgttttgatgcatttcaaagtaagttaCATACATCGGTATACTTCTTCCCTAAATACTTTAGTTTGCATATTattaattgtttaatattttttatagttcttttccttttgaggtaaaatttatagGCTATATAATGCACAAATCTGAATCAATTGCATATCCCTGTGCATATGCAGTGAGCAATGCATTTACCTATAACCCAAACCCTTATCGAGACACAGAACACTACCATCACCCAGAAAGctccctcatgccccttcccagtcaTTCTCCGCTCCCACCTATCCAGAGACAAccactgttctttttttctaccaCTGATGCATTTTCCTGTTCTCAACCGTTATTAAGCATATCTCaactgctatggtctgaatgtttgtgtcctcccaaaattcaaatgttgaaaccTAACTCCTAAGGAATATTGAGGGTATTAGTAATGGTATGAGGTGGTGGGGCTTTTGAAAGGTAATGGACTtcatgcccttataaaagagggcCCAGAGAGTTCTCTCATCCCTTCcttcatgtgaggacacagagaaaggaTGTCTGTctaggaagtgggccctcactaGACACTCAATCTGATGGCACCTTAACCTTGGACTCCCCTGCTtctagaaccatgagaaataaatgtttgttgtttataagccacctagcttctggtatttttgttatagagtcctgaatggactaagacaggaaCTATTCAGTATGAGCTCTTTTATATAgggcttctctcactcagcataatgttttgagaCTCATCCAAACTGCTGTACATATcagtcattcattcctttttattactgggtagtattccattgtatgaccaCACCACAGTTTGTATATtcattctcctattgatggacacttaggcttCCAATTTTGGacgattatgaataaagctactaagAACAATTTTACACAAATCTTTTggggacatatgttttcatttcccttgggtaaatactcaggagtgaaattgctggatcatggaGTAGACGTCTGAGTGTTTATTTcacactcccaccaacaatgtaggAGAGCGtggttgttccacatcctcatgAACATTTGGATTTATCAATCTTtctaattttagctattctggtgaGTACGAAGTGATTTAAGCTGCTATTTTGGCAAATTTTCTAAATTAAcaaaaagtatatatgtataagGATCAGGTTGAAGGAAACATCTGTTGAAGGAAATCTAGAGATTAGCATATATGACACCTGAAAAGTTCACCTGTCCAAACCCAGCCTGAGAGAATAACAAATGGCTAAGGGATGTAGAAGCAGTAGCCAAACCCATTCTTCACTTTATAATTCTCTCGATTCTATGACAATCttagaaaagtaaatttaatGCTTAGAAAATTGCTGACTTCAGTGATAGGGAGATAGGAACTCTGTTTCCTGACAGAGCTGGTCTGGTGTGGACCATGGGTTCCCCAATTTGCTTCCTCATAGTCAAAACCCCTTGAGCATCATCCCTACAGAGCTGGACCAGCCTGGAAAATGAAGTCAGGAATCACCTAGACAATTGGGAGGgaccctctgctcctctctccctctttccaacACCAACCCTGTTCCTTAGGGAAAGCAATTAACATTTTTGGGCACCGATGTTGCGCCAGGACCTATTCAGGCTTTGGGCATtgtcctttaatcctcacaataccaCCAGTAAGGCATTGATAGTCTCAAGTTAGAGACAtgaaaccaagactcagagagatGTAGTAACTTTCCTGGGGTCACACAGAGTTAGAAGAACCAGGATTTGACTCTAAatcctgtgctctttccactctaCTTTGCTAAGCACCCAGAAAGCAAATCGGAGCAGGATTAATAGCTCAGTTGGTGCTGAGGCCAGTAGCAGATGGTGCTGCATGTCTCTCCATCAGATTTGTCCctcgtttttctttcttttctgttttctgctttctAGTGTGTTTGTCTTGAAGGTGGGGCTCTTCCCTCTTGGGAAGATGCAGATGGCGATGAGCACTAGCCCTCCTCTCTGCAGCCATGACTGCTTCACAGGGCTTGGGTTTTTCTCCTGCAGGAAGGAATCGCTagcttgtcactttccttctccccttccccacccacctCAGTTGCTTAGGGCCTTGGATGCTCAGGACTTGATGTGAGGACGCACAGAGAGCCTCCCTGAGCCCTCactgctcttcctcttcctcctcactgtGAGGAAGGGAGGTGGTTGGTTCATCACGTGTTTCTCTAGACCAAATTACCTGTTCCTGAAAAGCACTGGCTTGCTCCTCAAATCCTGCTGTTCGGAAATAATTGACGACATCCATCACAGCCCAGTCTGCAGGATCGGGGGGCCTCCCATTCTCCATGGAACTGCAAAACACAAATCCAGACCATTGTAATCGCAGAGCAGGCAAGAGTGTGTGGCCAGGCTCACTACCCAGTCTCCCAGGGGCAGGAA
Proteins encoded:
- the SAMD13 gene encoding sterile alpha motif domain-containing protein 13; this translates as MLESYRVEDRQISLLRISMENGRPPDPADWAVMDVVNYFRTAGFEEQASAFQEQEKNPSPVKQSWLQRGGLVLIAICIFPRGKSPTFKTNTLESRKQKRKKNEGQI